CAAAATTTATACCTGTTGTTTTTATGGATAGTAATCTTGGATCATaggggatatatatatatatatatatatatatatatatatatatatatatatatatatatatatatatgaatacaAGATTCAGCACAAAATGCGGAGGTTGattcttgaaaaaatttcaaataaggatttaaaatgcactcattttctcaaataaaaacctgaagtggatattattttaaataaaggcatgtGGCCATATCGGTCTCAAAAAAGCGTCTGACTCATCGATCGGTTAGGGGCACTTTCAtcattttctgtttatttttctttattttttcattttttctattttttaaaaattaaaaaaaagaattaaaagaataaaatgaaagaatcaCGGGTGGCTGTATAGATGATGATTTCCTGCAGCCGTTATGTGTTCTACATAGATGATGTTCCAACTGCAAAGGCCCATCAAATATGATCAAACGAAAACCGACATGAACAATCTACGTTTTTTTACACAAACTAGCGTAATTCAGACAGGCAGAAGTAGAACCAGGTTTCGCAAGAAAACTACGTATAATCCATTAAGCCATTCTTGCTTCAGTACACTCTCCAAGGGAAGACTACTGCTTCTCGCTATGGATAATTCAGCAGTTTTATCTGCTTTTGAGTGATATTTAATGAGCCAAGCTTTCCAATATGTATTGATTCTCACCGTAGTCTTCTCATTGCACTATTCTGTTTGCTAGGTTTAACATAACATCTTAAACGCACTACTGTTTTGCTTCTTCAATGCTCCAGTATTTTGCACTATAGCTGAGTAGCCCAGTTTACTTTGATTCTGAGTCATTTTGATACAGATGGAACACAGGCCCAAGATAAATTGTACTTACATATCCTAAAACCGTCCAACTCGTGTTTGAATGATGCCACGAAAAGTGGCACCAAACTTCTACTGCTCATGAGGAAAGACATTGATCCAATCAATCGAGATGTATGGTCATTCGATCGAGGTGTATGATCTTAACGACCGAGAAATTCTGTCGACTTCAATGAAAATAAATGGTATTGAACTTGTCGGAAGATTTGTTGGCAAGTAACAGTAAAAAATTCAGTGCTTACATGAGACTAACACATCTAATTGCATTTGCAAAACCCCAGAATTAAGAATCCAAATTcatttatcatatgtatataCGATGAGGTAAGAGCTATGACGTCCAGTGAAAAGAAAACTCAAGAGAAGAAAGCAAGAATTaggtcattaaaaaaaaaaacacataataCAAGAGCACAAGGACAACCACCTTATCTTCTTGATGGTAAAACAAGTGACTTCTTCACACACATGCCCACAGATTTCATATATAACATCACATAGTTTgaataacataaaattgatttttcgattttaacACGTTTGCCGCAGTTTCTAGATTTGGTTGTTGGTGGCTTTGATTTATGGTAGGCACGGGGAAAGgagaatgaagaaaaaagaagaagaagacgaaggattCCAATGATTACCGAAGAAAAACTATTCATGAAtagtaaaaagacaaaaaaaaaatactatttgcCATAAATGAAGGAGGGCCATGAAGAGGGCTACCCAAACTTGTTTTCCTTCAGCATCTATTGTCTTGTCCTTTATTTGACTTTGTGTTTGTGTGTTTTCATTATTGTACAATTTTCTCGCTTTCTTTCGTTCAATGTCGTCTGCGATCGGCCACTACAATAGGCCGTGAAGTTCAGAGTAGTAATACGCACCGAAGCAAAAGCATTTGCATTCCAATATCTTCATTTTGTCCCTTTGGTCTAAATTTCCCACGGTCATTATCATTGTTTTGGTTCCAACACGCATAAAATAAAGAAACTCAAAGGGAGCTTTATTCATGCTGTATGACCAGATAGTAGCGGCAGCCGAACTCATCATTCGGTCGAGCCTAACGGCAGCCTGCCTTTgaccccaacaaaaaaaaagggagggggggggagCCTGCCGGGCAGGAGACGACGGGAGGGCAGATTGGACAAACCACCGGAGGCGACAGTGGAGAACCAGTGTATCAGGTCATCGGCAATCAAACTGCAAGTCTCCCATCGAGAAGCCCACTTGACGTCACTCGCCGGCGACCCAAACGTTGCGTGAAGCATATATATTtaggaaagggaaaaggaagaaaacaaagagactaaatgttgcgcggaacaagcgatcgaataataaataggcagaataagaaaataaatcggacctagatgtacgtggttcggtcttagagacctacgtccacgaagagagcagcaacgaattccactataaaacgagcgatacacgagattacagaccaaactcgaataactcaaacactcttagtatTTCCCAAGCCATAATCACaaccaagaacgcacacagtgtttaactctcaattcctaacgaaataatctctcaatctcgtaaaggaattaaaataaatctaacatcaagatttaatcggcttcgacacttgaattcttgatgtaattttgCGAATAAAACGAAGTCCCAATATCAAGCACTCGCCTAGAAAACCGGTGCTTCAAGAACTTCTTCTTGGACGAAATATCACGAAGACCCATGCTTGCAACTCACCTTCGTCTAATGAAAACAGAATAGATATATACGAAAAGATATGCAAGGAAATCTTAGTCAAAGTCGGACTCAAATTTCCTCAGCCGAATATATCTTCTCATGCACGGAATCCAACACCGAATAAGATTAACGTGGACTTGgacttttcccttcttcttccttttttttgttatttacttTCTTTCATGTGGTTATCTTCAAGAAGAGTCCCATTATGAATAAATATCCATATAATTCGGTTAAAGTTAAAGATTGCGctttccccttttctctttctttcacgtgaacacatattCACCGGCGAATACATGTGCCAatctttttcgttctttcacatgctggagcatccacacaatacatcgttGGATTTCGTTCGAggtcaaactcgagacataatttcaacACTAAACTTGAGCCAAAGAAGTATTCTGATTCATGAAGGTTACGAAAAAGAGGGGCCCTTGCTCGGAAATCAACGTCATAACCTCTTTGTTTTCTTCGACCTCCTGAGGAATTTGAGAGTTAGTAACCTGACGCTTTGCTTGAGGATTACAGGTGAGAAGTCTTCCCTCTCCATTTGCCTGAAAATTCATGTCCGACGCTACAGCGATAGAAAAGATGATTCAGCACAATTTTTTGGGTAGATGGTCAATAAACAGGACTAACATCAACCTCTGATGTTTGGCATGTGATCCTAGGAAATGACCTGAATGGTTCAACCTCAAAACCAACAATTCTTGCGGTCCctgcttctttttcttggtgAAACTTGACAGTGAACGACAAGTGGTTGAAGATGAAATGTTTCTGCTCCTTAGTCTGCCAAAAAATGAAGTATTTACTTGTTAAAATATACTGAAACACTTGCACATCTAAGACCTGCCCTGTTCTCTGTCTATCTTATAAAACAGAGGAAATGCTGAGATTGATACTCACTCCAGCATATTGTCCCTTGAGGCCGACAGGAAAGCCGCGTTGACACACAGTGAAGTTTCTCTGTTCAGTCCTTCCTAATGGAACCACCAAGGGGAGATTGTCCAATATCCTGCCGTAGATGCATGTGTCATCTAACAGTTGCAGATCATGAAGTTACAGCAATTCTTGCTCCTGCATGCATTTTCTGCTGATTGGCGCTTACATGTTCACTCGATACTCGTCATCTATCTTTTCCTTGAAATCTTTTGCTGTTTTCGCGTAAAGAGTCTTTCGGCAAAGAATGTTGCACCGCTGGCATTCTCTCATTTTGAACTACGATACGAAAAAGCAATCAGGTGATCAGAAAGATACGTATTCCATCCTATTAGGTTCGTCTCCGTACAAACATACGCGCATACTTACAAAACCCACCTCATAAGGGGAGTTTTGATGCAATCGCCACGAAGAACTTCTCCGAGATTCTCAAGGCCGTCAACAGCATTGGGAGGCCAACAGTGATCAAGGGAGTAAAAGGTGAAAGGAAGCCGTGTTCTCGTCGATGTCAAATTGCTCACCTTCACGGTCAAAGCTTCTCCCTGCACATGATAAGATTACGCTTCTACAACCAAGATACATCAATCACATCCTGAAAATGCTTAGAAGATTTCTGAGCCCTTGATCATATACACAGAAAACCCTCCAGAAATAAAGTAAGATGTTCAGAAACTAGGGACTTCCTTGGCTCTCCACCACCCGCACTTAGGGAACATGAGCCCTTCATCTTTGTCATGAATTTCTGTACACGAGCACACTTTCCTTTATTAACAATGGAGAAATGTGATAAGATTCTTTCCATGAAGCCAGTGAACTGCTATCAATCCATCATAGTGAGGAATTTCCTAATGAAACCATTCACCTGATAACTATGGGAACGGCAATCCTTGGATGAGATGGTCACAAATAAGGTGGTAATAATCGGATCAGAATGCAATGGCAATTCAGTAAGGGATGTGCTAGCCATCATCCAGAACACCAGAACATCTAGCAAGGAGTTTGAACCCGTGCAGGAAACCCGATCCAAGTATGTTTCTGGTTTGAGTAGATTTCCTAGGTTGAGTGGTTTCTTAGTATGAGTTGGCTTTTGTAAAAAGGTTTCCCATTTTGGTCCCAAATATCATAAATATACGAGAGATGGGTGTTGGTTTTTGCCTCGTACCAATCAATTATGCCAAGCAACGGTGAGGGATGACATTGTGTGAgttattggatataattagaGACTGACAAACACTAAAAGTGCTTGATTAACTCGAGTATGTATGTAATTTCTGTTTTATTACTTGATCAATAGTGCTCCCCTCGTGGAGCAATTCCCACCGGCCGAATCACATCAATTTGATGTTCTATTTATTACCTTCTTCTATTTACTATCATGTTCGAACGCTCGCTTTTCGCTACAGGTACTATGCATTTTATCAATTTGGTGCTACCGGAAACAGGACATGGAAACAGCATCCTATTCAAAGATGCAAACACATAAGCATTTAAGTATCCATTTGGTTTCTGGGTTTCTcatttaaagggaaaaaaaagtgaaatttatGCAAGTAACTACTCAACTTGGGCCAGAAATTGAAGTCAAACTCACAGTAACAGTAGACAGCCTTCTTCATACACCTG
This genomic interval from Rhodamnia argentea isolate NSW1041297 chromosome 4, ASM2092103v1, whole genome shotgun sequence contains the following:
- the LOC115752573 gene encoding transmembrane 9 superfamily member 10-like is translated as MASTSLTELPLHSDPIITTLFVTISSKDCRSHSYQGEALTVKVSNLTSTRTRLPFTFYSLDHCWPPNAVDGLENLGEFKMRECQRCNILCRKTLYAKTAKDFKEKIDDEYRVNMILDNLPLVVPLGRTEQRNFTVCQRGFPVGLKGQYAGTKEQKHFIFNHLSFTVKFHQEKEAGTARIVGFEVEPFRSFPRITCQTSEVDVSPVY